A window of Solidesulfovibrio fructosivorans JJ] genomic DNA:
CACGGCCAACACCGACATCCAGGCGCTGCAGAAGTCCCAGGCGGAGTACCGCATCCAGCTGGGCGAAAAGCTGACCAAGGGCCTTGGCGCCGGCGCCAACCCCGACGTCGGCCGTGACGCGGCGCTGGAAAGCATCGACGCCATCCGCGAGGCCATCGGCGATTGCGACATGGTCTTCGTCACCGCCGGCATGGGCGGCGGCACCGGCACCGGCGCGGCCCCGGTCGTGGCCCAGGTGGCCAAGGAGGCCGGCGCGCTCACCGTCGCCGTCGTGACCAAACCGTTTTATTTCGAAGGCAAGAAACGTCTGCTCTCGGCCGAGAAAGGCGTGCAGGCGCTTCGGGACGTGGTGGACTCCATCATCACCATCCCCAACGACCGCCTGCTGTCGCTGGCTTCGAAAAAAGCCACCTTCATCGAGATGCTCAAAAAGGCCGACGAAATCCTCTATTTCGCGGTCAAGGGCATTTCCGACCTCATCATGGTCCCCGGCCTGATCAACCTCGACTTCGCCGACGTCAAGGCCGTCATGAGCGAAATGGGCTTGGCCATGATGGGCTTCGGCACGGCGCGCGGCGAATCCCGCGCCCGCGAGGCGGCGCTCAAGGCCATCACGAGCCCGCTGCTCGAAGACGTCACCATCGACGGCGCGCGCGGCGTGCTCATGAACATCACCTGCGGTCCGGACCTGACCATCGAGGAAGTGGACGAAGCCGCTTCCACCATCACCGAGGCCGTCCACGAGGACGCCAAGGTCTTCTTCGGCACGGTCTTCGATCCCGACGCCACCGACGAGATGCGCATCACCGTCATCGCCACCGGCATCGAGTCGGCCATGCAGCGCGACGCGGCGCCGCAACAAAAGGTCGTGGAGCAAAAGCCCGCCGAGGTCATCACCCACCTGTCGCGGCAAAAGCCCGCCGGCGGAGCGCCCTCGGGGCCCGGCGGGGGGGGCGGCGGCACCGTCCAGAGCCCGCGCAGCGTCCGCGTGCTGTCCACCCAGCAGGCCAACGACTACAATATCCCGGCCTACCTGCGCAAAGGCGGCAAGAAGGGCAACCCCGAGACGGCCCTGAACCAGGCCCCGATCAAGACCCAGCCCGTGGGCGAGGAAGAATTCATCTTCGACGAGGAGGAATTCGAGATTCCTTCTTTCATCCGCATGCAGGCGGACTAGGAGCCGGGAGGAACGCGGTTCCTCCCGGGGCTCCCTGCCGGGGACGCATCCCCGGCCCCCGATACGGGGAAAGGTGACGTTTGAGCGAAACGAGTCGGGCAAGGGTCCATTTCGGCCTGGACAGGCCCGAGGTGCGGGATTTCGGCGGGCGGCTGCCCGTGGCCCTGGCCGTGCCCGGCGCGGAGGGGCTCGCCCTCTCGGCCCTGGGCTGGCAGGCCGTCTGGCGGCTCCTGACGGACGATCAGGCCCTTGCCGTGGAACGGGTCTTCTGCCGGCCGGACGAAGCCCCCATGGCCGAGGATTCCGGCCGTCCCCTGGCCGATTTTCCGGTCGTCGCCTTTTCGCTGTGCTACGAGGAAGACTACCTGCCCGCGGCGGCTGCCCTGACCGCCGCGGATATCCCCCTGACGCGCGACAAGCGGCCCGATTTTCCCATCGTGATGGGAGGCGGGCCGCTTGCCTTTCTCAATCCCGCTCCCTTCCTGCCGGCGTTGGACCTGCTTTTCGTGGGCGAGGCCGAGGCCGGGCTGCCGGAGGTGCTGGCGGCGTTGCGACGGGCCGTTCTCTCCGGCGCGGACAAGGCCGCCTGTCTTGCCGCCGTGGCCCATATGCCGGGCGTGCTCGTCCCGGGCGTCACCCGCACCCCGGTCGCCCGGGCCTGCGCCACGGACGCCGACGCGGCCACGGTGCTGGCCGATCCGGCCCATTCCTGCTTTGTCTCCGGCCACGCGGCCTTTCGCGACATGTTCCTGGTCGAGGTCAATCGCGGCTGTCCCTACGGCTGCCGGTTCTGCGCCGCCGGCTATGTCTACCGGCCTCCCAGGCAGGCCCGCATGGCGGCGTTGCAGACGCTTATCGAGGACGTTTCGCCGCGCAAGGTGGGCCTTGTCGGCACGGCGCTCACCGACTGGCCCGACCTGCTGCCGTTTCTCGCCTGGCTGCGGGAACGGGGAACCAAGTTCTCGCTTTCGTCCGTGCGCGCCGACGGCATCACTCCCGAGCTTTTGACCATCCTGCGCCAGGCCGGCCTTCGCACCCTGACGCTGGCCCTGGAAGCGCCGAGCGAGCGCCTGCGCCGTGCCGCCAACAAACACCTGAGCCTGGACGCGCTTGAAAACGCCGTCGCCCTGGCCGGCAAGTACGGCATCAACCACTTGAAGTTCTACGTGATCGTCGGCTGGCCCGGGGAATGCCCCGAAGACTTCGACGACCTGGCCCCGCTTTTGGCGCGAGTGGCCGAGGCCGCCTCCATCGGCAAGGGCAAGCGCGGCGTGGCCCACGCCACCCTGTCCGTCAATCCGCTGGTTCCCAAACCGGCCACCCCCATGCAATGGGCCCCCATGGCCTCGGTCGCGGCTATCGAGGCGGCTTACGCCCGGGTCCGCGAAGCCGCCAAGCCGCTGCCGGGCTTCCGCGTGGAAGTGGAGAACGCCTCCATGGCCCGCATGCAGGGGCTGCTCGCCCGGGGCGACGAGCGGCTCTTTCCGCTCATCGAGGCGGCGGCCGCCTCCGGCAGCTTCCGCCGGGCGCTCAAGACATGGGACGGCGACGAAGCCTTCTATCTGGACCGCGAACGCGACAAGGATGAAGTCTTCCCCTGGGACATCGTCGATATCGGCGTTTCCCGCGACTTTCTTTGGCGCGAATGGGAACGCTACCAGCAAGGCGTCCCCACGGCCAAATGCCCGCCGGCCGGCTGCGCGGTCTGCAAGCGCTGCCGGTAGCTTTTCGAGCGCCGACTTCGGACATATCGGGGACGGGGGTTGTGGTGGAAGGCGGTCTAACGGTCTGTGGGCACCCAGCGGATACTGGGGACGGCAAATGGTCCCGGATCACATGGTGCCGGCAAGCGAGGCCAAAGCGCTTGGCGGCGCTCCCTCGCTTGCCGGCGTTTTGCCTTAAACGTCCAGGACCTCGAGGTAGACGAGAGTCTGGTTGAGCAACTGGTAGGCGATTTCGCCGAAGGTGACAGGGCCGGTGAAGGGCTCCGTCTTCTTTCCTTCCAATTCGGAATAAAGATAATTGAGAATGCAGTTGCACGAGAAGGCTATGCGCTGGGATTCGATGGAGCCTTCATTGCGAAGGCGTTCGTTGAACTGTTTGACGTAATCGAGCACGGGCTTGGCGTGCTTGTACCGGATTCCGGAAAACACCGGCGCATAGAATTTTACCAACCCTTCCGCTTCGTCGACGCCCTGGAAACTGATGTTGACCATGGCCCCGTAGTAGTCGGCCACAAGCGGCAGCTTGGTGTCGAGTTTGTTCTTGACGATGTACTCGGCGAAATTCTGCTTTTCCCCGTTGACGATGACGTCCTTGGCGGCAAAGTCGTCGGAGGTGAAGGTGAGGACGTCGCCGTCGCCCTGCTCGAAGAGATTGACGATGCCGATCTCCGCCACCTTGCCTTGCGGTAATTCCGCCTGAAGCACCAAGGCCCCTTCTTCCAGCACCTCTCCCGTGATGCCGTTGACGACCTTGGGCGTTTTCTTGCCCAGGTCGGAGAGGTGGACGCCGGCGATCCAACCAATGAGCGGCCGCACTCCGAAGTCCTTGTAGTTCGGAGCGTTTAAGGCAAACGCCAGATGGGTCTTGCTGGAGGCCGG
This region includes:
- the ftsZ gene encoding cell division protein FtsZ; this encodes MEYLELEQGSNARIKVVGCGGGGGNAVENMICSAMSGVTFITANTDIQALQKSQAEYRIQLGEKLTKGLGAGANPDVGRDAALESIDAIREAIGDCDMVFVTAGMGGGTGTGAAPVVAQVAKEAGALTVAVVTKPFYFEGKKRLLSAEKGVQALRDVVDSIITIPNDRLLSLASKKATFIEMLKKADEILYFAVKGISDLIMVPGLINLDFADVKAVMSEMGLAMMGFGTARGESRAREAALKAITSPLLEDVTIDGARGVLMNITCGPDLTIEEVDEAASTITEAVHEDAKVFFGTVFDPDATDEMRITVIATGIESAMQRDAAPQQKVVEQKPAEVITHLSRQKPAGGAPSGPGGGGGGTVQSPRSVRVLSTQQANDYNIPAYLRKGGKKGNPETALNQAPIKTQPVGEEEFIFDEEEFEIPSFIRMQAD
- a CDS encoding DUF6976 family protein, translated to MRQTISTVADVKKMIEDKRTLLLAGDEDALHQLPKGNWVAGTIPYFISSDQGGMVSQDMISVTDITDIVTSFKIATYDQNSLARVYSEGPKHGFSFIVIPASSKTHLAFALNAPNYKDFGVRPLIGWIAGVHLSDLGKKTPKVVNGITGEVLEEGALVLQAELPQGKVAEIGIVNLFEQGDGDVLTFTSDDFAAKDVIVNGEKQNFAEYIVKNKLDTKLPLVADYYGAMVNISFQGVDEAEGLVKFYAPVFSGIRYKHAKPVLDYVKQFNERLRNEGSIESQRIAFSCNCILNYLYSELEGKKTEPFTGPVTFGEIAYQLLNQTLVYLEVLDV
- a CDS encoding radical SAM protein, encoding MSETSRARVHFGLDRPEVRDFGGRLPVALAVPGAEGLALSALGWQAVWRLLTDDQALAVERVFCRPDEAPMAEDSGRPLADFPVVAFSLCYEEDYLPAAAALTAADIPLTRDKRPDFPIVMGGGPLAFLNPAPFLPALDLLFVGEAEAGLPEVLAALRRAVLSGADKAACLAAVAHMPGVLVPGVTRTPVARACATDADAATVLADPAHSCFVSGHAAFRDMFLVEVNRGCPYGCRFCAAGYVYRPPRQARMAALQTLIEDVSPRKVGLVGTALTDWPDLLPFLAWLRERGTKFSLSSVRADGITPELLTILRQAGLRTLTLALEAPSERLRRAANKHLSLDALENAVALAGKYGINHLKFYVIVGWPGECPEDFDDLAPLLARVAEAASIGKGKRGVAHATLSVNPLVPKPATPMQWAPMASVAAIEAAYARVREAAKPLPGFRVEVENASMARMQGLLARGDERLFPLIEAAAASGSFRRALKTWDGDEAFYLDRERDKDEVFPWDIVDIGVSRDFLWREWERYQQGVPTAKCPPAGCAVCKRCR